The Trichoderma asperellum chromosome 6, complete sequence region GTTGGCTTGTCGAAGTGGTTGACTGAAGCATGCTAGTACTTCGTGATATAAAAACCAAGTGAAGAGGAAGTCTGCTTTGATGTGCCTCCGGTGTTCCGGATATAACCCTTCCAACATATATTTAGCTCCATCGAGGTGCGTCGTCCAGTTACCGTCGGTCTCATCAAATACCTAATACCCAGTTAGCATCAACAGGTCATGAGCCTatgctttctttttcgcttACACTGTAGATGCACAGCATCATGGATGCAGCAAACTGTGTCTCATTTAGATCGATTGATCTCGTTTCACTCCCCGGAGTTAAGGAGGCGGATAGATAGCGGACAGCGTTTGTCTTATACGTCAAAGCAGATTCGGCACCGCTGTGATGGAAGGCAGCAACGGCCATCATGGAATTCCATAGGGCCTTTGTAGCACTATCTCCTCGAGATAATACCATTTGGACAAGATCGGTTCGGAAGCCATTCTGAACTTGCGTGGTCGAAATCATAGGGGCAATAACGCGTTCATCTTCCAAAATGTCAGTCATCGCTCTATCAAGCATAATATACAAGTGTTTTTACGCTCTTACAGTATGACATAAACGTGGCATCTTGGCCAACCATCGAGGGATAGAGATTGAGAGTTCGGCCGGGCTTGGTAATGGGTCTCGTAACGAGCGCATTATAAGAGCTAGGATCCAGTGACGACGCCACATCGTTGTTCGTAACATTCAAGAAATGCAGTCCGTAATTATCAGACAACTCCATCGGATTCTCAGGGGGCTCATAGACTACAAAGCCGCTGTCCTTTCGCCTACCATCATGGCGATCCGGCCACAGGAGACGAACACCATAACCCAAGCATCGTCTGCCTGTGCGAGTGCAGTTGTGGCACACCGGCAGATCCCTGTCACACCCTATTTTCCGCTCTTTGCCGCGCCTGTCAGCACTCGCACGGATGCGCCAAAGTTCCACAGGCAAAGACTTACGTTTACATGTCCAACAGCCTTGTTTGGCCTTCATATCTTCTAGGCAAAAGCCGGACGACCTCGCCCAGAGCAAAATGTCTTTTGCATTGTAACTCACCTAATCGTTAGGCGAGTGTTTCTCAAACTACATAGCAGCAGAGAGAGTTGCAGCAGTACGAAGAGAGATGGCATGAGTCGCAATCTGACTGCATCCGCGGGTCTCCGCTTTCAGGAGCTGAAACGAGTCAAGGGCTATAAATATTCCGATCCGCGAGAATCGTATCAGCAGCCTGGAAACCCCCATTGCTCTACAGGCTTCTGATCCTCTAGCTATAACATAGCATACGTACCTTGCAGGAGCATTCATAATCCTAGCACCTGTTATTTATATGGACTGCTACATATTCAACTCGTATACTTTTGTGTTTAGCTCTTTGTGCCGAGCGCTACGGTAGGCTTCGGCGAGAAATCTCCCGAGAATTTGATATTTGTAAGCTCGTAGTGGCCGGGGGTGGTTTTTTGGCAACCAGGCTACCCTCAAGTATAAAAACAACGGAAGTCCGCTGTGATTAGATTAGGCAAAAGCACGCGTGGTATTATCCACCATACCTGTTCGATTTCGTATCTACAGTGCAATTGTTTGCAAATAGGTATGGGTGGAAGCCACTAGGGTAAGCGTTTCCAGGTATCTTGTCCagact contains the following coding sequences:
- a CDS encoding uncharacterized protein (EggNog:ENOG41); translation: MKAKQGCWTCKQRKIGCDRDLPVCHNCTRTGRRCLGYGVRLLWPDRHDGRRKDSGFVVYEPPENPMELSDNYGLHFLNVTNNDVASSLDPSSYNALVTRPITKPGRTLNLYPSMVGQDATFMSYYERVIAPMISTTQVQNGFRTDLVQMVLSRGDSATKALWNSMMAVAAFHHSGAESALTYKTNAVRYLSASLTPGSETRSIDLNETQFAASMMLCIYSVFDETDGNWTTHLDGAKYMLEGLYPEHRRHIKADFLFTWFLYHEVLACFSQPLRQANNCLDILFLLGSSNCDATLILGALGCSLEVIAIIHRVNKIRIAIITKEIEPMSPKLVQQRFELEHTLHNIVQRLDPAGDVGEAPARRTRILATAELYRIGTLLYLLHVVPLPGDEDQKTTYLEEAFDILERLGVATSPWPIFLTACECHTDEQRIRILRILELMNNVRNIGNVRVMRNLIETCWKHYDLQADSTYANRMKWWEFVNYETAVPWFI